TTGCGCTGTTGCTGGTCGCCATTTTCATTCACTCTTTGTCAAGCTAACGTTAGGCTAACAATGACGTTGTTGCTGATAAAGAAACCAAACTCAGAGCGAGAAATAAGGCCGTGAAAGATAACAGACCTGTCAACCTCGATATTGGGACCATTCAGCTGCCCATAACATCTTATGTTTCAATCCTACACCGAATTTCAGGCGTCGCGATTTTTGCCGGCGTAGCAATTTTACTGTGGTTGCTTGATGGCTCATTGGCATCAGCCGAGAGTTTTGCGGCGACTCAAAGCTTATTGGCCAACAGCGTGCTGTTGAGATTAGTGGTTTGGCTAGTGCTATGTGGTTTTATTTATCACGCTACGGCTGGTGTAAAACATCTGGTTATGGATCTGGGTATTGGTGAAACGCTTGAAGGCGGTAAGAAAGGCGCGCAAATCACACTCGTGGTTGCGATTGTATTAATGTTATTAGCAGGTGTTTGGGTATGGTAACGCAAGTCACAAGTTTTGGTCGCTCTGGAGTGTCCGATTGGTTAATGCAGCGCACGACTGCAATCATCTTGGTTTCTTACTTAATTTTCATTGCAGGTTATTTAATCCTTAACGCTGATGTGACGTATGATCAGTGGAAAGCTTTATTTGATAGCACGCCAGTGAAGGCATTTACATCTTTGACTATCCTCGCCATTGTCGTCCACGCATGGATTGGCTTATGGGCAGTGTCTACGGATTATATGACTTCTCGCATGATGGGCGCGAAAGCAACCTTTATCCGCCTTGGCTTTCAAGCTGCTTATTCACTTGTACTGTTTTACTACCTCATTTGGGGTTTCCAGATTCTTTGGAGTTAATTGATGACAATTCGTACTATAACGTTTGATGGTGTAATCGTTGGTGGTGGCGGCGCAGGTATGCGTGCCGGTCTTCAACTAGCTCAATCCGGTTACAAAACTGCGGTTATTTCAAAAGTTTTTCCTACCCGTTCTCATACGGTATCAGCACAAGGTGGTATTACCTGTGCGATTGCTTCAGCCGATCCGAATGATGATTGGCGTTGGCACATGTATGACACCGTTAAGGGCTCTGATTACATCGGCGACCAAGACGCCATTGAGTATATGTGTTCTGTCGGTCCTCAGGCAGTTTTTGAACTTGACCATATGGGTCTTCCTTTTTCTCGCACCGAAGAGGGTCGTATTTATCAGCGTCCATTTGGTGGGCAGTCGAAGAACTTTGGTGAAGGCGGTCAAGCGGCTCGGACCTGTGCTGCGGCTGACCGTACTGGTCATGCTCTTTTGCACACTCTGTATCAAGGCAACTTAAAAAATAACACCGTATTCCTCAATGAATGGTATGCGGTTGATTTAGTGAAAAACGATGCGGGTGCTATCGTTGGCGTTATCGCCATCGAAATGGAAACCGGCGAAGTCGTTTACGTTAAATCGAAAGCTACCGTATTAGCTACCGGCGGCGCTGGACGTATTTATGCTTCAACTACCAATGCTCATATCAACACCGGTGACGGTATTGGTATGGTCTTGCGAGCCGGCTTCCCGGTCCAAGATATTGAAATGTGGCAGTTCCACCCAACCGGTATTGCTGGTGCCGGAGTTTTGGTAACAGAAGGTTGTCGTGGTGAAGGTGGCTACCTGATTAATAAAGATGGCGAGCGTTTTATGGAGCGCTATGCACCTAATGCTAAAGACCTTGCTGGTCGTGATGTTGTTGCTCGCTCAATGGTGATGGAGATTCTTGAAGGTCGTGGCTGTGGCCCTGACGGTGATCATGTGCATCTTAAACTTGACCATCTGGGTGAAGACGTTTTAGAGAGCCGCCTTCCTGGCATTTGTGAATTATC
The genomic region above belongs to Pseudomonadales bacterium and contains:
- the sdhC gene encoding succinate dehydrogenase, cytochrome b556 subunit, producing the protein MKDNRPVNLDIGTIQLPITSYVSILHRISGVAIFAGVAILLWLLDGSLASAESFAATQSLLANSVLLRLVVWLVLCGFIYHATAGVKHLVMDLGIGETLEGGKKGAQITLVVAIVLMLLAGVWVW
- the sdhD gene encoding succinate dehydrogenase, hydrophobic membrane anchor protein; its protein translation is MVTQVTSFGRSGVSDWLMQRTTAIILVSYLIFIAGYLILNADVTYDQWKALFDSTPVKAFTSLTILAIVVHAWIGLWAVSTDYMTSRMMGAKATFIRLGFQAAYSLVLFYYLIWGFQILWS
- a CDS encoding succinate dehydrogenase flavoprotein subunit, translated to MMTIRTITFDGVIVGGGGAGMRAGLQLAQSGYKTAVISKVFPTRSHTVSAQGGITCAIASADPNDDWRWHMYDTVKGSDYIGDQDAIEYMCSVGPQAVFELDHMGLPFSRTEEGRIYQRPFGGQSKNFGEGGQAARTCAAADRTGHALLHTLYQGNLKNNTVFLNEWYAVDLVKNDAGAIVGVIAIEMETGEVVYVKSKATVLATGGAGRIYASTTNAHINTGDGIGMVLRAGFPVQDIEMWQFHPTGIAGAGVLVTEGCRGEGGYLINKDGERFMERYAPNAKDLAGRDVVARSMVMEILEGRGCGPDGDHVHLKLDHLGEDVLESRLPGICELSRTFAHADPVKVPIPVVPTCHYMMGGVPTNIHGQALTQDAEGNDQVIEGLFACGEVACVSVHGANRLGGNSLLDLVVFGRAAGLYIEKALREGIDHDDASDANIEASMQRLNKLNASTSGEKVADLRKELQNIMQLRFGVFRRGDTMQEGIAELAKLRTRIENIQLEDKSGAFNTARIEALELQNLFEVAEATAIAAEERRESRGAHAREDFQDRDDENWLCHSLYFPVDKSVSKRDVNFEPKTVDTFEPKIRTY